From Juglans regia cultivar Chandler chromosome 6, Walnut 2.0, whole genome shotgun sequence, the proteins below share one genomic window:
- the LOC118348598 gene encoding UPF0481 protein At3g47200-like — MAVTGDSVTINTEGLASSLIEDTESHDLLGSRKCCIFKIPNLLYRQNETAFIPDAFSLGPIHHGHPNMRSTEKFKVMYLHGLITRISSPDTRKKRVIDLVNSIKDVEREAREYYAEPIEYTPEEFVKILVLDGCFIIELFRKKAYEELREQDDPIFSTSCMLQFLYHDLILLENQVPWIVLERLFNVTIQQTYNDALLLLAIRFFGSTFSPIPPPTTILPLEGVKHIVDLLRKWLVSSSKEEESNSEYWEVMPSTTALVEAGIKLVKGTSESILDVEFNDGILKIPPLFSQETTETVFRNLICFEQCYPNCESRLSSYAVLIGNLINTRKDMDILCENEIIDSWLNRKDAVQFFNKLYHYSYLKTFYYGRLCKKVNGYCQRRWPRWRAVLVRNYFNTPWAMLSTLAAIILLILSFLQTLYTMKR, encoded by the coding sequence ATGGCTGTGACTGGAGATAGTGTTACCATCAATACAGAAGGCTTGGCATCTTCATTAATTGAAGATACGGAGTCCCATGATTTGCTTGGGTCACGGAAGTGCTGCATCTTCAAAATTCCCAATCTACTCTACAGGCAAAATGAAACAGCATTTATCCCAGATGCATTTTCTCTTGGCCCTATACACCATGGCCATCCAAACATGAGATCCACAGAAAAATTCAAAGTCATGTACTTGCATGGTCTTATCACTCGAATATCGTCTCCAGATACAAGGAAGAAAAGGGTAATAGATTTAGTCAATTCCATCAAAGATGTGGAAAGAGAGGCTCGTGAGTATTATGCCGAACCAATTGAATACACTCCGgaagaatttgtgaaaattttggTACTTGATGGTTGTTTTATCATTGAGCTATTTCGCAAGAAGGCCTATGAAGAGCTTAGAGAACAAGATGACCCTATTTTTTCCACGTCTTGTATGCTTCAATTTCTATACCATGACTTGATATTACTAGAAAACCAAGTACCTTGGATTGTACTCGAGCGTTTGTTCAACGTGACCATACAACAAACCTACAACGATGCTTTACTTCTACTTGCCATTAGATTCTTTGGGAGCACTTTTTCACCCATACCACCACCTACCACAATTTTGCCTCTCGAAGGCGTCAAGCATATTGTTGACCTGCTTAGAAAATGGTTGGTTTCATCATCTAAAGAGGAAGAGAGCAACTCAGAGTATTGGGAAGTCATGCCTTCTACCACGGCCCTTGTAGAGGCAGGAATTAAACTCGTGAAGGGTACATCTGAAAGCATCTTGGATGTAGAATTCAACGATGGCATTCTCAAAATTCCTCCATTATTTAGCCAAGAGAccacagaaactgtttttcgaAATCTTATTTGCTTTGAACAATGCTACCCGAATTGTGAGTCCAGGTTGAGTTCCTACGCCGTACTCATAGGCAACCTTATTAACACTAGAAAAGACATGGATATACTTTGTGAGAATGAGATTATTGATAGCTGGTTAAATCGAAAGGATGCAGTACAGTTCTTCAATAAGCTTTACCATTATTCTTATCTGAAAACATTCTATTATGGAAGACTTTGCAAGAAAGTGAATGGATATTGCCAACGTAGATGGCCTAGATGGCGTGCTGTGCTTGTGCGTAATTATTTCAACACTCCATGGGCTATGCTTTCGACATTGGCAGCTATTATCCTATTGATTCTATCTTTCTTACAAACTTTGTATACCATGAAACGCTAG